The Citrifermentans bemidjiense Bem genome window below encodes:
- a CDS encoding class I SAM-dependent methyltransferase, translating into MKLSCCSVFCCSGTVSPYAKGMLDARISQDQIGSVYDRLSSIYDIWGNLAESRARHRAIELAEIEDGQRIVEVAVGTGLAFNEIVKRNPNGRNTGIDLSAGMLEKAKNRLKKLSGVHYDLTIGTAFDLPVETGCADLLVNNYMFDLIPYDDMDRVLAEFRRVLKSGGRLILVNMTVGESLPSRLYDFVYRLSPKTMGGCRGVRLADKLKQHGFTVEVREYHQQMLFPSEVILAHKAR; encoded by the coding sequence ATGAAGCTCTCATGCTGTAGTGTTTTCTGTTGCAGTGGCACGGTATCCCCCTATGCCAAAGGGATGCTCGACGCAAGGATTTCCCAGGACCAAATCGGAAGCGTGTACGACAGGCTGTCGAGCATCTACGACATTTGGGGGAATCTTGCCGAGTCACGTGCCAGGCATCGGGCGATTGAGCTTGCCGAGATCGAAGATGGCCAAAGAATTGTGGAGGTAGCGGTAGGGACGGGACTTGCTTTTAACGAGATCGTGAAGCGAAACCCAAACGGCCGCAACACCGGAATCGATCTGTCCGCCGGCATGCTGGAGAAGGCGAAGAACCGCTTGAAGAAGCTCTCAGGCGTCCATTACGACCTCACTATCGGCACTGCGTTCGACCTTCCTGTAGAAACGGGGTGCGCAGACTTGCTCGTCAACAATTACATGTTCGACCTGATTCCTTACGATGACATGGATAGAGTACTGGCAGAGTTCCGGCGTGTTCTCAAAAGCGGCGGCAGGCTCATCCTGGTCAACATGACGGTCGGCGAGAGTCTGCCCAGCCGGCTCTACGACTTCGTTTACCGGCTATCTCCCAAAACCATGGGAGGGTGCCGCGGGGTGCGGCTGGCCGACAAGCTGAAACAGCACGGTTTCACGGTCGAGGTGAGGGAGTACCATCAGCAGATGCTATTTCCTTCCGAGGTGATCCTGGCTCATAAAGCGCGGTGA
- a CDS encoding zinc ribbon domain-containing protein, which produces MYGGQNQEVLDTSLCYQALGVCISDSPQLIEETYERLVRKYKAEFNSIDPSIKEVAREQLAIIERMYHTITCSVSYASKSKDQNKTVSAVGNRTRGERRITSDLANCPSCSAPVSKAAQSCPFCKAVLLTPWKKFQRKYFTMTNLLLFLIATVSISLVAALVQSNFMH; this is translated from the coding sequence ATGTACGGCGGACAAAACCAGGAGGTCCTCGACACCAGCCTTTGCTACCAAGCCTTGGGAGTCTGTATCAGCGACTCCCCTCAGCTGATTGAAGAAACGTACGAGCGGCTGGTGCGGAAGTACAAGGCGGAATTCAACTCTATCGACCCGAGTATCAAGGAGGTGGCTCGCGAGCAGCTGGCCATCATCGAGAGGATGTACCACACCATCACATGCTCGGTAAGCTATGCCAGTAAGTCAAAAGATCAAAATAAGACGGTCAGTGCGGTGGGCAACAGGACCCGGGGCGAGCGCCGTATCACTTCCGACCTTGCCAACTGCCCGTCATGCAGTGCGCCTGTAAGCAAAGCTGCGCAGAGCTGTCCTTTCTGCAAGGCAGTTTTACTGACTCCCTGGAAGAAGTTTCAGCGCAAGTACTTCACCATGACGAACCTGCTCCTGTTCCTGATCGCGACGGTATCGATATCCCTGGTGGCGGCCTTGGTGCAGAGCAACTTCATGCACTAG